Proteins encoded in a region of the Sulfitobacter geojensis genome:
- a CDS encoding amidohydrolase family protein, translating into MVDFSAVKAIDFHTHAEEPCNHGRDDGYNEFQAGMAKYFKNPAGADGMLPTVQDTAAYYRERNIAAVIFPVDAERETGFRRYSNEEVAGICAENDDILIPFASIDPHKGKAGAREVKRLVRDFGVRGFKFHPTMQGFFPNDREACYTVLEACAEEGVITLFHTGQTGVGSGMRGGMGMRLKYSNPMYLDDVAVDFPDMPIILAHPSFPWTEEGLAVCQHKPNVYYDMSGWSPKYFPETFIRYANSILKKKMLFGSDWPAITPDRWLADFEKAPFKDEVRPLILKQNALRLLGESDD; encoded by the coding sequence ATGGTTGATTTCAGCGCGGTCAAAGCGATCGATTTTCACACGCATGCAGAAGAACCCTGCAACCACGGCCGCGATGACGGTTACAACGAATTTCAGGCCGGTATGGCCAAATACTTCAAGAACCCGGCGGGCGCGGATGGAATGTTGCCGACGGTTCAGGATACCGCCGCCTACTATCGCGAGCGCAACATCGCCGCCGTTATCTTCCCTGTCGATGCAGAGCGCGAGACAGGCTTTCGCCGCTATTCCAACGAAGAGGTTGCTGGCATCTGCGCCGAAAACGATGATATCCTGATCCCCTTCGCCTCCATCGATCCGCACAAGGGCAAGGCAGGCGCGCGCGAGGTCAAGCGGCTGGTCCGGGACTTCGGTGTGCGCGGTTTCAAGTTTCACCCCACGATGCAGGGGTTTTTCCCCAATGACCGCGAGGCGTGCTACACAGTGTTGGAGGCCTGCGCGGAAGAAGGTGTGATCACGCTCTTTCACACTGGCCAGACCGGCGTTGGCTCAGGCATGCGGGGCGGCATGGGGATGCGACTGAAGTATTCCAACCCAATGTATCTCGATGATGTGGCGGTCGATTTTCCCGACATGCCGATCATCCTCGCCCATCCCAGTTTTCCCTGGACGGAAGAAGGGCTGGCCGTCTGCCAGCACAAACCGAATGTCTACTATGACATGAGCGGCTGGAGCCCCAAGTACTTTCCCGAAACCTTCATTCGTTACGCCAATTCAATCCTGAAAAAGAAAATGCTGTTCGGCTCTGACTGGCCGGCGATTACACCCGACCGATGGCTTGCCGATTTCGAAAAGGCACCGTTCAAGGATGAGGTGCGGCCGCTTATCTTGAAACAGAACGCACTGCGGTTGTTGGGGGAAAGCGATGACTGA
- a CDS encoding crotonase/enoyl-CoA hydratase family protein has protein sequence MVDSLGKRNVTRVEIDGDIATLIFDRPEKRNAMNDQLVAELDAFFANPPESVNAVILRGEGGHFCSGLDLAEHEHRDPIEGVYHSRNWHRVSDAIELGGLPVVSVLTGAVIGGGLEIAASTHVRIAEPDVRFQLPEGRRGIFVGGGATVRVGRLLGADRMREMMLTGRNYGAEEGLALGLCHYSVEAGEGYDLAKKLARKIADNAPFSNYLMMQAISRIQDMPRAEGFFTESLAAAMSQTSDGAKEGLRAFLEKRPPKFR, from the coding sequence ATGGTGGACAGCTTGGGCAAGCGGAACGTGACGCGTGTCGAGATTGACGGTGACATCGCGACCCTCATCTTTGATCGCCCCGAGAAGCGGAACGCCATGAACGACCAGCTTGTTGCTGAGCTTGACGCCTTTTTTGCCAATCCACCAGAGAGTGTGAACGCCGTGATCCTGCGCGGGGAAGGCGGGCATTTCTGTTCAGGTCTTGATCTGGCGGAGCACGAGCACCGCGACCCGATTGAAGGTGTCTATCATTCGCGCAATTGGCATCGTGTGTCCGATGCCATCGAGCTTGGCGGATTGCCAGTCGTCTCGGTCCTGACCGGCGCTGTAATTGGCGGCGGGCTTGAAATCGCAGCCTCGACCCATGTTCGTATTGCTGAGCCGGATGTGCGGTTCCAGCTGCCCGAAGGGCGGCGCGGGATATTCGTAGGCGGCGGTGCTACCGTGCGTGTCGGCCGTTTGCTCGGCGCAGACCGGATGCGGGAGATGATGCTGACGGGGCGCAACTACGGTGCAGAAGAAGGCCTAGCGCTCGGGCTGTGCCACTATTCTGTCGAGGCTGGCGAAGGTTACGATCTTGCGAAAAAACTTGCGCGCAAGATCGCGGATAATGCGCCCTTCTCGAACTACCTGATGATGCAGGCCATCTCGCGTATTCAGGATATGCCCCGCGCTGAGGGGTTCTTCACGGAAAGCCTTGCGGCCGCGATGTCTCAGACGTCCGACGGCGCAAAAGAAGGGTTGCGGGCATTCTTGGAGAAACGGCCGCCGAAATTCAGATAA
- a CDS encoding TRAP transporter small permease, with the protein MYHTLDRLAYALARVLALAGGLVLLGITLLTCVSIIGRVFVPFDIGLGPIRGIYDMTEIGMAAAIFAFLPWAQYREAHARVDLFQFAMPRKADQFLDLAFNAGMAFAAAVGTYRLYLGMQDKLSYGETTLIAQIPVWQGYAAGLIGAVGFVIVSVFCTLRSGRRLAGYADNPKGIQP; encoded by the coding sequence ATGTATCACACCCTCGACAGACTAGCGTATGCGCTTGCGCGGGTTCTGGCTCTGGCTGGTGGCTTGGTTCTGTTGGGCATTACGTTGCTGACTTGCGTATCGATCATCGGGCGTGTCTTTGTGCCCTTTGATATTGGGCTTGGTCCCATTCGCGGCATCTATGACATGACTGAGATCGGTATGGCCGCTGCTATCTTCGCCTTTCTGCCCTGGGCGCAGTATAGGGAAGCCCATGCGCGCGTTGATCTGTTCCAGTTTGCAATGCCGCGTAAGGCCGATCAGTTTCTTGACTTGGCTTTCAATGCTGGCATGGCCTTTGCGGCGGCGGTTGGAACCTATCGGCTCTACCTTGGTATGCAGGACAAGCTTTCCTACGGTGAAACGACGCTGATTGCGCAGATCCCTGTCTGGCAGGGATATGCCGCGGGCCTTATCGGCGCGGTGGGCTTTGTCATCGTCTCCGTCTTTTGCACCCTGCGGTCTGGGCGTCGATTGGCCGGGTATGCAGACAATCCCAAAGGGATTCAGCCATGA
- a CDS encoding TRAP transporter substrate-binding protein has product MKKRSLIKTAIAGLVTAAALGGSAHAQEVTLRLHQFLPPPATVPAKILKPWATAVEEASGGRIAIQHFDAMSLGGRPPELMDQARDGVVDLSMTVVGYTPGRFPRTEVFELPFMMTNPVATASAYWEMVETDWQSNEYKDVKVLGAWVHGPGVVHSKDGVNSLEDMKGLTVRGPTRIINDMLSELGAEPVGMPLPAIPEALSKGVVKGTVIPWEVTPAIRLSELVTNHTEFSGEEALYAATIVLVMNKAKYEALPDDLKAIIDAESGAKLSKFATQVMWDMDAPARAIAEKAGNTIVELDADEVARWKEAAGPVIDRWIADMDGKGLDGAALIEQAKALIKKHGG; this is encoded by the coding sequence ATGAAAAAACGTAGCCTTATCAAAACAGCGATTGCCGGACTGGTAACCGCGGCAGCTCTGGGCGGCTCGGCCCATGCGCAAGAGGTCACTCTGCGCTTGCACCAGTTCCTGCCGCCTCCTGCGACGGTGCCTGCCAAGATCCTCAAGCCCTGGGCGACTGCGGTGGAAGAGGCCTCTGGCGGTCGAATTGCGATCCAGCATTTCGATGCCATGTCATTGGGTGGCCGTCCGCCGGAGTTGATGGATCAGGCGCGCGACGGCGTTGTTGACCTGTCCATGACGGTCGTTGGATACACCCCGGGACGCTTCCCCCGCACGGAAGTCTTCGAGCTGCCCTTCATGATGACCAACCCTGTCGCCACAGCGTCCGCCTATTGGGAGATGGTCGAGACGGACTGGCAAAGCAATGAGTATAAGGATGTCAAGGTTCTGGGCGCTTGGGTGCATGGCCCCGGTGTTGTTCACTCCAAGGACGGCGTAAACAGTCTTGAGGATATGAAAGGTCTGACGGTACGTGGCCCGACGCGTATCATCAACGATATGCTGTCGGAGCTGGGCGCAGAACCTGTTGGCATGCCACTGCCCGCAATTCCCGAGGCGCTGTCCAAGGGCGTTGTCAAAGGCACGGTTATTCCATGGGAAGTGACCCCTGCGATCCGCCTGTCGGAGCTGGTGACAAACCACACGGAATTCTCCGGCGAAGAGGCGCTTTATGCGGCGACAATCGTTCTGGTGATGAACAAGGCCAAATATGAGGCGCTGCCCGATGATCTCAAAGCGATCATTGATGCGGAGTCAGGCGCAAAACTGTCCAAGTTCGCCACTCAGGTGATGTGGGACATGGATGCACCCGCGCGTGCCATTGCAGAAAAAGCTGGCAACACCATTGTTGAGCTCGACGCGGACGAAGTGGCTCGCTGGAAAGAGGCTGCGGGCCCTGTGATTGACCGCTGGATCGCCGACATGGACGGCAAGGGCCTCGATGGCGCAGCTTTGATCGAGCAGGCAAAAGCGCTGATCAAAAAGCACGGCGGTTAA